From a region of the Streptomyces caniferus genome:
- a CDS encoding MOSC domain-containing protein, with translation MKLLTVNLGRPTPSEHTDAEGGTGIDKRPVDGPVAVTAPGPHGTAGSGLAGDAVVDLRHHGGDDQAVYAYAREDLDEWQRELGRELPNGYFGENLTTSGVEVTGARIGERWRVGPRLLLEVTSPRTPCRTFHGWMGEHGWIKRFTQAAVPGAYLRVIEPGEIRAGDAVDVVYRPDHEVTIGLTFQALTSRRELMPRLLEAGEALHEEARRKALKYAAQQGR, from the coding sequence ATGAAGCTGCTGACCGTGAACCTGGGGCGGCCCACCCCGTCCGAGCACACCGACGCCGAGGGCGGCACGGGCATCGACAAGCGGCCCGTGGACGGCCCGGTGGCGGTCACCGCCCCCGGCCCCCACGGCACCGCGGGCAGCGGGCTGGCCGGTGACGCGGTGGTCGACCTGCGCCACCACGGCGGCGACGACCAGGCCGTCTACGCCTACGCGCGCGAGGACCTGGACGAATGGCAGCGGGAGCTGGGCCGCGAGCTGCCCAACGGGTACTTCGGCGAGAACCTCACCACGTCGGGCGTCGAGGTCACCGGCGCCCGGATCGGCGAACGCTGGCGGGTCGGCCCGCGGCTGCTGCTGGAGGTCACCTCACCGCGCACCCCCTGCCGTACGTTCCACGGCTGGATGGGCGAGCACGGCTGGATCAAGCGGTTCACCCAGGCTGCGGTGCCCGGCGCGTATCTACGGGTGATCGAGCCGGGCGAGATCCGCGCGGGGGACGCCGTCGACGTGGTGTACCGCCCGGATCACGAGGTGACGATCGGTCTGACCTTCCAGGCCCTGACCAGCCGACGGGAGCTGATGCCGCGGCTGCTGGAGGCGGGCGAGGCGCTCCATGAGGAGGCCCGGCGCAAGGCGTTGAAGTACGCGGCACAGCAGGGGCGTTGA
- a CDS encoding LysR family transcriptional regulator, which translates to MIEARHLRVLRAVARTGSFSAAARELGCTQPAVSQQMKALEQSAGTPLLVRAGREMRLTQAGEALVRHAVGILAGLTAAEEEIAAIAGLRAGRVRLVSFPSGSSTLVPTALAKMRAAHPGTRVSLVEAEPPRSIEMLRNGDCEIALAFRYPEVRGADPAAGAEWDDLVVRPILADRLVGLVPDGHRLAKAGTAQFAELADEAWIAGCPRCRRHLVEVCESAGFTPRIDFATDDYPAVIGLVGAGLGVAALPELTLESVRPKGATAIRMEPAVHREIVALTLPDLAQVPAVEATLDRLADAAGR; encoded by the coding sequence ATGATCGAGGCCCGTCATCTCCGTGTGCTGCGTGCCGTCGCCAGGACCGGCTCGTTCTCCGCCGCCGCGCGCGAACTGGGCTGCACCCAGCCGGCCGTCAGCCAACAGATGAAGGCCCTGGAACAGTCCGCCGGCACCCCGCTGCTGGTCCGCGCCGGCCGCGAGATGCGGCTGACCCAGGCGGGTGAGGCGCTCGTACGGCACGCCGTGGGCATCCTGGCCGGGCTCACCGCGGCCGAGGAGGAGATCGCGGCCATCGCGGGCCTGCGCGCGGGGCGGGTGCGGCTGGTGTCCTTCCCCTCCGGCAGCTCGACGCTGGTGCCCACCGCCCTGGCGAAGATGCGCGCCGCCCACCCCGGCACCCGCGTCTCCCTGGTCGAGGCCGAGCCGCCGCGCTCCATCGAGATGCTGCGCAACGGCGACTGCGAGATCGCGCTGGCCTTCCGCTATCCGGAGGTGCGCGGCGCGGACCCGGCGGCCGGGGCGGAGTGGGACGACCTGGTGGTCCGCCCGATCCTGGCGGACCGGCTGGTCGGCCTGGTGCCGGACGGTCACCGGCTGGCGAAGGCCGGCACCGCGCAGTTCGCCGAGCTGGCCGACGAGGCCTGGATCGCGGGCTGCCCCCGCTGCCGCAGGCATCTCGTGGAGGTCTGCGAGAGCGCGGGCTTCACCCCGCGCATCGATTTCGCGACGGACGACTATCCGGCGGTGATCGGCCTGGTCGGCGCGGGCCTGGGCGTCGCCGCGCTGCCGGAGCTCACCCTGGAGTCGGTACGCCCCAAGGGGGCCACGGCGATACGGATGGAGCCCGCCGTGCACCGCGAGATCGTCGCGCTCACGCTGCCGGACCTGGCGCAGGTCCCCGCCGTCGAGGCGACGCTCGACCGGCTGGCGGATGCCGCGGGGCGCTGA
- a CDS encoding WhiB family transcriptional regulator, whose amino-acid sequence MADFSRLPGPNADLWDWQLLAACRGVDSSLFFHPEGERGAARSARETSAKEVCMRCPVRAECAAHALAVREPYGVWGGLTEDEREELMGRARHRLIPASSMTGPAGVSGA is encoded by the coding sequence ATGGCAGATTTCTCCCGCCTCCCGGGCCCGAACGCAGACCTCTGGGACTGGCAGCTGCTCGCCGCCTGCCGCGGCGTGGACAGCTCGCTCTTCTTCCATCCCGAGGGTGAGCGTGGAGCGGCCCGTAGCGCGCGTGAGACATCGGCGAAGGAGGTCTGCATGCGCTGCCCGGTACGGGCCGAGTGCGCGGCGCATGCGCTGGCCGTCCGTGAGCCCTACGGGGTGTGGGGCGGCCTGACGGAGGACGAACGCGAGGAACTCATGGGCCGGGCCCGTCACCGGCTGATCCCCGCGTCCTCCATGACCGGTCCCGCGGGCGTCTCCGGCGCCTGA
- a CDS encoding hydroxyacid dehydrogenase: protein MGPGIAGRLLDARHRDRLTALARTDPRLVAHELAAPTPEVAAALADAEVLLTCWGAPPLTGRVLDAAPRLRAVVHAAGSVKHHLTDACWERGLTVSSAAAVNALPVAEYTLAAILFANKRVLHSAHRYRGLRAPHDWHEELAAAGNYRRTVGVIGASRIGRRVIELLRPFELRVLLHDPYVTDADAARLGVRPVPLDVLCAGSDVVTVHAPQLPATRHLLGARELALLPDGATLVNTARGSLVDETALLAELVSGRLHAVLDVTEPELPPAGSPLYELPNVLLTPHVAGSLGTELHRLADHALDELERYARGRPFTGPVRPEHLGRSA, encoded by the coding sequence ATGGGCCCCGGCATCGCCGGCCGGCTCCTCGACGCCCGCCACCGCGACCGCCTCACGGCCCTCGCCCGTACCGATCCCCGCCTCGTCGCGCACGAGCTGGCCGCCCCCACCCCGGAGGTCGCCGCCGCCCTCGCCGACGCCGAGGTGCTCCTCACCTGCTGGGGAGCCCCGCCGCTCACCGGCCGGGTGCTGGACGCGGCCCCACGGCTGCGCGCCGTCGTGCACGCCGCCGGATCGGTCAAACACCACCTCACTGACGCCTGCTGGGAGCGCGGTCTCACGGTCTCCTCGGCCGCCGCCGTCAACGCGCTCCCGGTCGCCGAGTACACCCTCGCCGCGATCCTCTTCGCCAACAAGCGCGTACTGCACTCCGCCCACCGCTACCGCGGCCTGCGCGCACCCCACGACTGGCACGAGGAACTCGCCGCCGCCGGCAACTACCGCCGCACCGTGGGCGTCATCGGCGCCTCCCGCATCGGCCGCCGCGTCATCGAGCTGCTGCGCCCGTTCGAGCTGCGCGTCCTGCTGCACGACCCCTACGTGACCGACGCCGACGCCGCCCGGCTCGGCGTGCGGCCGGTCCCCCTCGACGTGCTCTGCGCCGGCAGCGACGTGGTCACCGTGCACGCCCCGCAGCTGCCCGCCACCCGCCATCTGCTCGGTGCCCGCGAACTGGCGCTGCTGCCCGACGGCGCGACGCTGGTCAACACCGCCCGCGGCTCCCTGGTCGACGAGACGGCCCTGCTCGCCGAGCTGGTCTCCGGCCGCCTGCACGCCGTCCTCGATGTCACCGAGCCCGAACTCCCGCCTGCCGGCTCGCCGTTGTACGAGCTGCCGAACGTCCTGCTCACCCCCCACGTGGCGGGCTCGCTGGGCACCGAACTCCACCGCCTGGCCGACCACGCCCTCGACGAACTCGAACGCTACGCCCGGGGCCGCCCGTTCACCGGTCCCGTACGACCGGAGCACCTGGGCCGCTCGGCGTGA
- a CDS encoding DUF2264 domain-containing protein: protein MSAPHAEPHLPPHRHPRHHPPHPPVSLPFPLPPEDRRRSAYTGWTRAHWEATADGLLRATAPYASPRNGLIAFPGARPSSSGPRSDGLEGFARTFLLAALRVAGDNGHDPHAHLSRYAEGLAAGTRSPTSAPASTGTDPDSWPRIDAVRQARVEAASVALGLRLTRPWLWDHLDDEVRARLVEWLLPALGPSPVDNNWWLFGLTVGGFLADVGIETVRAGAAIDRALARIEDWYRGDGWYSDGDNRAFDHYNAWALHFYPVLHAHLAADRTLLATYGARLSAQLDSCTRLFDANGAPLPFGRSLTYRFAATAAPWLGALTGHTPLAPGATRRLASGALRHFLDRGAVTEAGLLPLGWYGPYAPMLQSYSGPASPYWAAKGFLGLLLPADHPAWTAPEAPLPAETADTARPLGRTGLLLQSTASDGLVRLHNHGSNSTRAAPDPYYARFAYSTRTGPTAPTADGRSLPDNHFGLLLDGRPTTRGPATPHATGPGWVSSTHTPRHADGSALPGLRILSATLVHGRAELRAHLVTGAAPGTRVRQTGWATTPDGPTAQLHGVHGYDTPPRRTPTGSTLFGPGTETAVLEGRITSGPGGALFVALVSLTGEPDPAPVHTLAALRLTGHDIHVTWQDGTRAHLVLSLPPTGGDGREGPGAGA, encoded by the coding sequence ATGTCCGCGCCGCACGCCGAGCCCCACCTCCCACCCCACAGGCACCCTCGGCACCACCCACCCCACCCGCCCGTGTCGCTCCCCTTCCCCCTCCCGCCCGAGGACCGCCGCCGCAGCGCCTACACCGGCTGGACCCGCGCGCACTGGGAGGCGACGGCCGACGGACTGCTCCGCGCCACGGCCCCCTACGCGTCGCCCCGGAACGGCCTGATCGCCTTCCCCGGGGCCCGCCCCAGCTCCTCCGGTCCCCGTTCGGACGGCCTCGAAGGCTTCGCCCGCACGTTCCTGCTCGCCGCCCTCAGAGTCGCCGGCGACAACGGCCACGACCCGCACGCCCACCTCTCCCGCTACGCCGAAGGCCTGGCCGCGGGCACCCGGAGCCCCACGTCCGCACCCGCGTCGACGGGCACCGACCCCGACTCCTGGCCCCGTATCGACGCCGTCCGCCAGGCCCGCGTCGAGGCCGCCTCGGTCGCCCTCGGCCTGCGCCTGACCCGCCCCTGGCTGTGGGACCACCTCGACGACGAGGTCCGCGCCCGTCTCGTCGAGTGGCTGCTGCCCGCCCTCGGTCCTTCCCCCGTCGACAACAACTGGTGGCTCTTCGGCCTCACCGTCGGCGGCTTCCTCGCCGACGTGGGCATCGAGACCGTACGCGCCGGGGCCGCCATCGACCGTGCGCTGGCCCGTATCGAGGACTGGTACCGCGGCGACGGCTGGTACTCGGACGGCGACAACCGCGCCTTCGACCACTACAACGCCTGGGCGCTGCACTTCTACCCGGTCCTGCACGCCCACCTCGCCGCCGACCGGACGCTCCTGGCCACCTACGGCGCCCGCCTGAGCGCCCAACTGGACAGCTGTACCCGGCTCTTCGACGCCAACGGCGCGCCCCTGCCGTTCGGCCGCTCCCTCACCTACCGCTTCGCCGCCACCGCCGCCCCGTGGCTGGGCGCCCTCACCGGCCACACCCCGCTCGCCCCCGGTGCGACCCGCCGCCTCGCCTCCGGGGCCCTGCGCCACTTCCTCGACCGGGGCGCCGTCACCGAGGCGGGCCTGCTACCGCTCGGCTGGTACGGCCCCTACGCACCGATGCTCCAGAGCTACTCGGGCCCGGCTTCCCCCTACTGGGCGGCCAAGGGCTTCCTCGGCCTCCTGCTCCCCGCAGATCACCCCGCCTGGACCGCCCCCGAGGCCCCGCTCCCCGCCGAAACCGCGGACACCGCCCGCCCCCTCGGCCGCACCGGCCTGCTCCTGCAGTCCACCGCCTCCGACGGCCTGGTCCGCCTCCACAACCACGGCAGCAACTCCACCCGCGCCGCCCCCGACCCGTACTACGCCCGCTTCGCCTACTCCACCCGCACCGGCCCCACAGCGCCCACCGCCGACGGCCGGTCCCTGCCCGACAACCACTTCGGCCTGCTCCTCGACGGCCGCCCCACCACCCGCGGCCCCGCCACCCCGCACGCCACCGGCCCCGGCTGGGTCTCCTCCACCCACACACCCCGTCATGCCGACGGCAGCGCTCTCCCGGGCCTCCGCATCCTGTCCGCCACCCTCGTCCACGGCCGCGCCGAACTCCGCGCCCACCTGGTCACCGGCGCCGCCCCCGGCACCCGGGTACGCCAGACGGGCTGGGCCACCACGCCCGACGGCCCCACCGCCCAACTCCATGGCGTCCACGGCTACGACACCCCGCCGCGCCGAACCCCGACGGGAAGCACCCTCTTCGGCCCCGGCACCGAAACCGCCGTCCTGGAGGGCCGCATCACCTCCGGTCCCGGGGGCGCCCTCTTCGTGGCCCTGGTCTCTCTGACGGGAGAGCCCGACCCCGCCCCCGTACATACCCTGGCGGCCCTTCGCCTGACGGGCCACGACATCCATGTCACCTGGCAGGACGGCACCCGTGCTCACCTGGTCCTGTCCCTCCCGCCCACGGGAGGCGACGGGCGGGAGGGGCCGGGGGCCGGGGCGTGA
- a CDS encoding SDR family NAD(P)-dependent oxidoreductase: MTTALITGATAGIGAAFARRLASDGHSVVLVARDEKRLHEQATELHDRHGIEAEVLSADLATEEGIAAVEARLSDTKHPVDLLVNNAGFGNKGEYLEVSMADELTMLKVHCEAVLRLTTAGVRGMRDRRRGAVVNVASVAAFVPRGTYGASKAWVVQFTQGAARDLAGSGVRLMALCPGFVRTEFHQRAGMGTDNIPGWMWLDADKLVDAAMKDLTRGKSLSIPDPRYKALMGAVKLAPRGVLGGMTSRTGRKYGPR, from the coding sequence ATGACGACTGCATTGATCACGGGAGCGACGGCGGGCATCGGGGCGGCGTTCGCCCGGCGGCTCGCGAGTGACGGCCACAGCGTGGTGCTGGTCGCGCGCGACGAGAAGCGACTGCACGAGCAGGCCACCGAGTTGCACGACCGGCACGGCATCGAGGCCGAGGTGCTGAGCGCCGATCTGGCCACCGAGGAGGGCATCGCCGCCGTCGAGGCGCGGCTCTCGGACACCAAGCACCCGGTGGATCTGCTGGTGAACAACGCCGGATTCGGCAACAAGGGCGAATACCTCGAAGTCTCGATGGCCGACGAGCTGACGATGCTGAAGGTGCACTGCGAGGCGGTGCTCCGGCTGACCACGGCCGGGGTGCGCGGGATGCGGGACCGCCGGCGGGGCGCGGTGGTCAATGTGGCGTCGGTGGCGGCGTTCGTGCCGCGCGGCACCTACGGCGCGAGCAAGGCGTGGGTCGTGCAGTTCACCCAGGGCGCCGCGCGGGATCTGGCGGGCAGCGGCGTCCGGCTGATGGCGCTGTGCCCGGGGTTCGTGCGGACCGAGTTCCACCAGCGGGCCGGGATGGGGACGGACAACATCCCCGGATGGATGTGGCTGGACGCGGACAAGCTGGTCGACGCCGCGATGAAGGATCTGACGCGGGGGAAGTCCCTCTCCATTCCGGACCCGCGGTACAAGGCGCTCATGGGTGCCGTGAAGCTGGCGCCCCGTGGGGTGCTGGGCGGTATGACGTCCCGTACCGGCCGTAAGTACGGGCCTCGCTGA